The Buteo buteo chromosome 6, bButBut1.hap1.1, whole genome shotgun sequence genomic interval AAATGGACTTGATTCTTGTGAAGGCAGATGCTGCTCTTCGCAGCATCAGTGAGGATAAGAAGCATGAGGTACTATCTAAACTGAAAGACATTAAAGCCTTGTGGGAAGAGACAGCCATATACATTACTCACTGTCACAGGTAAGACAAATGTACTTTTTGCACAAGACTGCTATTTTGTGTGTTGAGGCAGTTGTCTCATCCAGTGCTTTCATGAAGTGtttcctgcctctctctgctgcctggaTTGTAGATAGCAATCATTGCTAATCCCAGTCTCATAAGCATGTCAGGGACTGTGTGGGGAGAGAGGGTCAGTGGGACCTCAGTGCTCTCTGCCTTCACAGCCCAGCCCACCTCATGGTCTGGAATGATGGGTTTGGCCAGGCACAAGGACACTGTACAGAATATTTCCTCCCCAGAGCAGGGAGGACCTGGGAAGTGAATCCGCACCCTCTGAAGTCAGAGCAGCTTAAAATTGCTGAGAACCTTGTCCTTTGCTTTGAAGGCTTTTGAGCTTGCCAGTCTCCACTGCTCCCACCATAATTTCATCTAACTCATCTCTCTTGCTCTCCCCAACAGCCGTATTGAGTGGGTCTGGCTGCACTGGAGTGAGTACCTGAAAGCCCAAGATGAGTTTTATGCGTGGATTCACAACATGAGAGTGACCTTGGAGCCTGACATTGAGTTGCAGCTTGGTTTAAAGGAGAAGCAGTGGCAGCTGAGCCATGCTCAGGTTCTGCTGAATGATGTCTTAAATCAGTCAGTCCTGCTGGAAAGACTGCTAGAGGAAGCTGCTTCCTTGTTCAGCAGGATAGGTGACCCCAGCGTTGATGAGGatgttcagaagaaaatgagggtGGAATATGAAGGAATCAGGGAAGAAGCTCAGGTACACCTATAAAGAGTGGGAAGTGTTCAGATTTCACCAATATACAGTATTGTTTGCTATCTTCTTCTTGAGTGATGGGTCTTACCTGGTAGgactgcaaaaagaaacagagctgaGGACCCGTTCTTTCAGTCAGTGGACTGTTTGCAACAGTCATCATGTCCCAAGATAAGCTTTTAATTGGGATGCTCTTACACTGGGCTTTATAGTATGTTGTTGTAAAGTAACTGCAAACTGCTTGCTGTGACCTAGTGAATATTGGCTTAGGTCATCTCTGTATAAAGTTTGAATTGTTCCTTGTCTTTCAGCACATTAGTGATCCTTGTATAACCAGATGCAAAGTACCTATTCCCAGAGCCAGGGAATATTACATGCATGCACCCTTGTTGCAGGAAGTAGCATTTGTCCAGATCCAGAGCTGCACTCCCTGCCTGCAGAACTGGGAAACACGGGGGTGGGAGTCAGCTGTGGCCCAGCACTGAGCTCAACTAGCCAGTTCCAGTATCTGAAAGATTTTCACGGCACACAGATACTAATTCTTGCCTGATGCTGATCTTCCAGCTTGAACAGTTGTTAGATAGGCTCGTGTAGGATATCTTAGTTCATCTTTCAATGCCAGTGATTTCCTTTGACCCTATTCCCAGGTAAAGATTTCAGATAAGGTTCATACTTTTTGCTTCTAAAACTCAGGTAAAGACAGGATTGGGCCCTGTGGCATggctgaaggggaaaagaatGCAGTTTCTTACTAGCCTATATCAATAGAAGTACTCAAAGGGgtatttgaaatatatatagACACATCTATCCCAAGCATATAGAGATTAAAATCTAGTCTTTGTCTCACAGTGGCTTCCAGGAGTTCCATAGGCTGGAATTACCTGGtgcaaatacaaataattttcattacattGGTTCTGCTATCAGCCTCTGTCATAATGTTGCCTTCTATTTGTTCCCACACCTACACCGCAGTCCAGAACTGGAGCCTGACAGTGATGTGTGCTCTGCCTCCCTGGGTGATGTTGTACAAAGCTAACTTAATATCACACTGGAACAGCAACACTGGGATGCTCATGCCATTGTTCTGCTTGCTCTACAGatactttttccatttaaaaaaaaatgccccgaaccccaaaacaacaaaaaaaccccaaggtgGTACCTTTCGTGAGCATgaaattcagatattttttagCCATAAAGATAAAACTACTGCTAATAAGTGACTCCAAAAACCAGAGTATGTTTGGAAATTCTGTAACTGCAGCTGCCATAGAGAGGCTGTAAAGCCACCAGCAGACATTTGACATTCTCATTCACTCCCTTCTAaccaagatttttctttggttttgaagCAGGAGGCAGTCAttagctattttaaaaaggcagttcTTTGAAACAAGTAATTTGAATACTCAAAGCCAGAATGGGACCTCTCTCAAACTGGTTTTACGTACTCTAATTTCTCTAACTGTCTTGGATACATGCTGGTGTAAATGAGATCAGGAAGTGGCTCATAGTACTTAGGCAAAATATGTCTTTATGTCTCCAGCCAACTGAAATGCTAGAAAGATCTTTTCTTTGGCATTGGTTACAAATACCACATTTCATAGAAGGACGGAGTGAGAGAATGCAGCTAAGAAATCCCTCTTTCAGGAGGTGTGGAACAAAGAAGGGAGTTGGGAAGCCTTGGATTTTGCAACTAAAGTAAACGCAGAGTTCATTAGCTAATGCCAAGGTTACGTGCACCTTGGGAATTGTGATGGAAAGTATAATACTAGTtagagaaaccctgccacctctTCCAACAGGAGGGAGGAATGAATGAAAGAGACGCAGGAGTTGTAAGGGGATTGCTCTGGCCCCTCACATGATGAGAGGCCAGGCTGAATGTGACTTGCAGATGCCAGCTGCATGCCTGAGCTGCCTCCCAGAGGAGGCTTGCTGGTGTTTGTAGATTACACTTGTGTTTGAAGAGCATTTTTAGATCCCGTGCAGTTGTCCAGCTCTGTCAGAAGGCAAACTCTTTGACAGTGTATCTTAAATGGTTTGCCTGTGACATTGCTTCTCTGGTATGAGcaaatggtggggtttttttctttcttagtgcTAACGTGTcccacattttaaaagtacatgattttcttttaattacattGACAGGAATATTTTTAGATGTGGCAGCCATTTCCTACATGCTTTCCCTTGCCTAGGAAAATACCAATATACAGAGGTAGATGGTTGTGGGTTTTAGCATAAATGATGACTGAAGATGGTAAGAAAAGTTATGACACATGGTATGTTGATAGTCAAATACATGAAATATGTCGGAGCACATCAGATGAATTTCAGTCCATGTTGTCTCTGTTAACTGAAACCTAAATATTTATAATGCCAACCCTCACATACCCTAGAGCTAAGACTAAAAGTGCCAGGAAAGGCTACAGGAACTTTCTGTACTCTACTCGAGATGCCACAGAGGGACTTAAAGCAGGAACTTCCTTCATGTGCTCTAGATTGCCTTCCAGAGGAGGCTCATTTGCCTTTGCTGGCTCTAAGGGGAGCTTAGGGGAGAGGGTTTCCTATGCCTCTTTGAGTACCCAGGGCTCGGCATATCCTGCCCAGACCcatctcttcctctgcagcccatggcAAACCTATTCTTTTCCTGTCAGTGCTCTCACTCTTTCCAGGACCATGTTCTTGCTTAATGTCTCCTCACTTTAACCAAGTGCATGTGGAGATTGAGTTTAACGCTGTCCTGCTCCCTGAACAGCTAACCTAACAGAAGCAAGTGATACCATATTTTCCATCATTAGAAAGTTTCCTTGCCTAACCCCTTGGGGGAGCGCTCAGCCAGCTCTTTGTAAGCCTTTTGTTTGACAGCTAGCACAGCCTGTCCAGACCCATGGCATCTCTTCCTTGacctcacagagcagcaggagtATCCAAACTGTGCGTTCCTTTGTTTTGGCTGAATAGCTTGGCTGGGGGTGGGTCATTTCAACTTCCTTTTTAACCTTCTGTATATTAGCATAAGACTTTCTAGTTTAATAATAGCTCTGCTTTGTTATTCTGACTTGCTCCCTTTGGAGCTTCTGTCAGTGCGACAAATTAGCCTAATTCCCTGGAATCAATAAGCTTGGGCCGACTTGTATCATTTCGATGTTTAGCCCACTTACACTGCTATAAGATTGCATTCTTCAAGTCCCTAAGGTCAAGGTGAGAATCGTTTAACCTGTATGCACCTCTGCAGATTTGAGAATCAAGGCAAGGGGTTTTAGCAAACAAGTGAGGTGTTCTCCTGGATACATCTTGGCCACAGAAGTCCGCAGtcataattctgctttttggtCTCATCCAAACCCATGTTTGCATAGGCTGTGCTATTAAAGGTCCTGCCCTAATAAGTGGGCAGCATTTCATCATCCATGGGAAGCAGTTGTCCCTTAGCTGTCCCTGTTTTGTCCCAAAGCAAGTCAACTAACTTGAAATGGACTTCTATCTCGTTCCTTTTTCTAATGCAAGAATAGGAAATTTTGGAAAGGAGAGGCTAGAAATTCACCTGAGAGGACCTTGCAGTTTTTCTCCTCGGAGGCTAGCCACTGAGAGCCTGCAACACAACCCAGATGGGGACAAGCCTTGATGTActtttgtgttctgtttcttGAGGTGAACGGTGAATTCCTGTGGAGGCCAAGTGCTATCAGGGCTCACAGAAAGGGACTCTTGTTTATAAATTCTGGGTTACAGTGTAAAGGAAAAAGAGCCAGATAAGCACTGTCCTTATGGCTTCTGATGTCTCTTGTTACAGAGCAGAGTGAAACTGCTTGAAAAGATAACCAAGGAACATGAGCGGTACAGCGCTAACGTCAACCAGTTTCAATCGTGGCTGAATGGTGTGACAGAAAGATTAAACTGCTGCATTGGAGAAGCAACCAAGTCTTCAGCAGAGGACAAGTTAAAGGCACTGAAGGTCCTTAAACAACATAATTCTAACAAGGAGCTAGGATTGTGTGTTCTTCATGCCTGTATATGTTTCTCAAACCACACAAGGGTGTACTTGAGAAAAGAATTCCACAAACAAAGCAAGGTGGTGATCGAAACATGGGCTAGGGGACAAGAGTTGTATCAGGTCCTAAAACTATTAGTACATAATGGTTCTTCCAACTGTAGAATGAGTCACAGGCTcgtctgttttgtttttcttgaagcCTGATCTATGGTTATGTGATTCTTTGAGAATCTTGCCCTTTAAACTTGTTTAAATGAATGGTAAACATGATCCAAATAGAGCCTGAAGGCTCACAGGTTTTGAGAGATTAAAACTGGTGATAAAAATACCAGTTCTGAGAACAGTATCCAATATTTTGGTGCTACTGCTTAAACTGTTTAGCTTTAAATCTCTCAGAGATCTGACTATTAGTATTTCTTAGTGCCTGCAGCTCCTGTTTTCTTTGTCAGGGACCTCAGGTGACAAATATTGATGAAAACCAAGccagtattttcagaaacacagcagtTAGTATTACTCAAAAGGCAGTCAAATGACCAACCCTGGCTTCTGGTCACTTGAAAAGAGACATACTTTGAAATAAGAAGTGAAGAACAAAATATGTACAACCAGGGGAggtggtctttttttcctactgcttGCAGCTTTTTCCTCAACTTCCAATTCCTGCAGCtaatctttatttcatttctttctgcaggaaATTGCCAAAAACATTAGGAGTGGTGGAAAGAAGTGGAAGCACCTTGAAAATCAGTGTGCAGAGGTGATTCAGAATACCTCCCCACTTGGAGCTGAGAGAATGAAGGATGAACTTGAAGAGCTAAAAAAAGCCTTGGAGAAGTTGAAACTGCTGAgtagtgaggaggaggagagattgcTCAAGATCCAACAGTCAGAAAGTGCCTATAAGTCCCAAGCCAGACAATTAGAAGCAGATGTCCAGGAGTTGAGAAAAGATCTACAGAGACTAGAAAATGACCTGgaccctggggaaggggaaaagactGAAGATGAGTTTGTAACTCTGTGGAGAAAATGCAATGTAAGTTGTTAACCTTTGTATGCCTAAAACCAGCAGGATTGAGCGCAGTCATATATTGAACACGCATAGTCACATCCAACAGGTGCCTGTCCCATTGGTTAAAGGTGATAAGGAAAGAGTATGAGTGTGTATGAAACAGACTGAGGAAAATGTGAATAGCAACAATGGAATCAACTATTCTAACCTTTATCTCACTTTACACAGAGGAAGTGGGGTTGGAGGATATGTTGGAGTTTGTGTCTTGAGTTCAAAGGGACCATATGCAAAAAGAGCGCAATACAGAGTGAACAACACCATTTGCTCTACTTAAAAAGACGCAGGAAAATAATGCCTCACTGTAtacacaaatacatacatacatacccacacacaaatacatatatttctgGGGTATCTGGTAAGACCATTTCTATATTATATCCTTCATCTGTGTAACGTGGGTACCTGTATTCCTTTACCAGCAGAGACATCTTCATTCCTAAGAAGTCCCAAGTTTGTAGCAATCCAGCATTTACACCAAAATCAATCTGTTGCAAAAATGAGTGCAAAAAGTTTGTCACACATAAAGTGGATAAGAATCTTTATCACTCATTTCCTTTTGAGGGCTGGTTTTACATTTATTATCTCTTCTCAAAATGCCTTTCATTGCTATTTGTGTGTCTAGAACTCAGCAGGACTAGCTGGGAAAAGTATATGCAAAAAGAATCCGCAAAATACAGACTGGTTCAATCCAGCTACATTAGcatggttttttgttggttttgtttccctACATCACCCTAGAATTAACATTCTGTATATGTGAGTCTTTGAGAAAGATCTGTTCATGCAAACAGATGCAGTTAAGACCACTCCAGAAATGCATCTCATGTTATATACTGCAATCAGTGAACTGAAACTGGACCTGTTTGTGATTCACTCTGTTCAAACAGTGAACACTGCAGATGAGGTGCAGAGGCTACGCAGTGTGAAGAGAGGAGAGCAAGCCTGATGGAACAAAACTGTTCCTgagaatgttttcttctgccttagCGAAGTCCATATTCCTTACAACCaggggaaaaggcagcagaaaggggACTTGTGAATACCCTGAGAGACAGCCTTATATCTTCATTTCATGTGCCAGACACTACATAAGGTGTGAtctgttcattatttttatgattaAGGCAACAAGAGCAGCTCTGGCCGCAGAAGAGTCCAAGGTTGAGAGGCTGAAGGCTCAGCTTAAAGAACTACTACGGTTTTCCCAAGATGTGCAGCCACACGCTGAGAGTGTTGTCTCTGCAATACAGCAGTATCAAAGGTAGTGTGAAGTCTGATTATGCTGGGGAGGTAGGGGGCATCTTCTCTCTGGCATTGAAGGGATCAACAAGGGCCTAAGAAAAAGCTGATATGCCATCTGATTGCAGGTGACGGGTAGAAAAGAAAGGCTTCTACTAATTACATCCGCCTCCACATTTCAATAAACCTGTGATTTTAGCCATTTGCTAGGAGCTGTAGGCTGCTGGCAGTTTTCAAGCAGTGATCTCGCATCATTAATGTTGTGTATGGTTTGAAGAAAATTAGATTGTTGGCAGCTAATTTGATCTTCTTAgcattttataataataatttatgtattttgctTGCCTTTCATGACAGCAACTAGAAAATCAGGACAGAAGCTGTAGTAGTAAACGGTGGTTCAGAAGAATTATGGCCCTCCCTTACTGAGTTTGTTGTGGTGACTCATCAGCCTTAGCAATTATTTGGCAGAGTTTATTCCCCTTCTCCTGGCGGCATACATGCATGATTCCTGTTTTCAACTTGCCTTGGGTTGGAAACTCTGAAAGTTTAGCCTCTCCCCAGACCTCAGTGTTTCCGTTTCCAGGCTGCCTGGAATCAGGAAGTGAAGAAGCTGCAGCAAATTTTGCAAACTAGAAGAagggatcttttttttttaaggaaaaaggtCAGTTTTTTTACTGTATCCAAGCTTATTTTCCTCTGTCCAGTGCACAGTATGCTGTCCTGCTGAAAGGGTTATAGGTCATTATGGGAAAGGATTTAAGTTTAAAAACTAACAAGTAAACAATgttgaaagagaagcagagaaggcagGGGACTTGCCTCTGAGTAGAAAATGGCAGCTGCTCTTTTGCCAGCTTCTTTCCAAATCTTCTTTCCGAAGTCTGGCAGCTTCATGCTGAGCCTGGCAGGGGCAGCAGAGCAAATGGCAAAGGACATGTAATGTCAGAACTTTCTATTTGTGGAGCTTTTGGCCTCTGCAAGCTTGCCTTTGTTTAGCTCCATAACGTCCCAGTGACACAGGTAAGattattgtttctggttttatagAAAGGCGGTATTAATCTTGATTGGCATTGCTCTTGCCTGCCTGTCTTGTGAATTTGCAGGATACTGTTCCCAtgtgaaaatacagtttgaGCTTCATTCTGCCATATCAAATAGGATTCTGCAAACTGGGAGATCAGgaaagctgagaaaaacagGAGGCAGCTGCATGGGGTGTGTCACTGCTAGGCCTTGTTACTCAGCTGTATTTTGGATAAGCCTTTGTAAGAGAAGCCTGGATATTTAATAAAtgtgtgctgatttttttttttttaaatatgtatatacacacatgtgtagctatgcatgtatgtgtatacatatatataaaaatagaaagctttTATCAGAATCACCTATGTATGTTAATATAATACAAGCAgttctgcaaaattaaataaatttatatctgaaaaaaaatatgtattttcctctttttgtagGTAACATGGTGTGATCAAAGACttcttaatgtaattttttaaaggaacaaagaCTCAGTAATATGTAAAACAATACAGGCAACTGCAGTTAAATTCTAGACACTCTTGGCTTGTTCCTCCAATCAGTCAGGGTGACTGCTGTGATAATATGATTTGTTAAATCATGCTGGTGATAGAAGCCAAGAAAGATCACATGCAAGGGGAGACTGCTGGCTGCTAGAAAGGCAAAGTAATTCCTGATACACAGTTGCACAGGAGACAAATGTGTCTATGGCATCTAAATAAAGTTTTGTCAGATGTCTCTGAGCAGCTGTCACTATGCAACACCAGGCTCAGACAGTAAAAAAGACTGAGGCTTTTGTGTTGGATACAGTTTGCACACGAGTATTGTGTTAATTCATGCCTTGATGAATAGGATGTTTGGACTTGGATTTCTTTGTAATCCTTCTCTCGGCTGTCACTTTATCCTTGCAGTGTTAGAGGCAAGACATCTAAAATGAGCGCTGATGCAGAAACCCAACTGAGGCGACTCTTCCAAAATCCCCTGCAAGAATTTCAACAGTGGAAGCCATCAGTCCAGATGATCCTGGAGACTCCAGAGCCAGCGCTGGCTCACATAGAGGTAGCAAACCTGTTACTGAGTTCAGAACCTCATACTTGGTTTGTGTTTGTCCAAGCTatgccagcagctgcctgcagcagctggaagggCCTTTCCAGTATGGCAGGAAACCCCCCAGTATGGAGGTCAATACTTAGATCTAGCTGTAGCAGAATGTCTTATTTTCTGCCCTCCATTGGGTTAATTGGAGTTGTCAACTGAATAGGCTGAATTAAAGTGCTAGATATCTTTAACAATGATGATAATATTGTTTAGCATTAGCCAAGATCTCCCTAGATGGGAAATCTGTGGACTCTTGTTAAGAAGTGTGTATTAATATAGTAATGGGATTATAATGCATGATTTCTGCATGTGCCCAGCAAGGTGTGTTTGTTACTTTGTCATCCCTGTGATCTCCAGAATAAATGTGTCTGTGAACAGGGATGTAGACTATCCTGAGGATGAGCATTCAAGCTGTCCTTTCTGTTGGTTGTTTAGGCCTCTCCTCTGCACAGACAACTCTTTCCATAGTACAGCTTTCCTCTATTTCTGTTCACAAAATGGATGCAGTCCTGGTGCTTCTAACATTATCAGGAAGACTTTTCCTTTAACTGGGCACTGTCCAGGTACCTTCTGTTACCCCTTGTTGGCCCAGCATGCTGTTTTTACCTGAATTTGTCATACTGCTTTCGTTGTGTGACTTG includes:
- the SYNE3 gene encoding nesprin-3 isoform X4 encodes the protein MLETHGGTLMKSPQAFTCPFFQNSHDFASSNAMTQQLQDEFDSSVENAEAWMKAIQERLRINDNTKGPRSALEARLRETEKIRALEPEGSLKMDLILVKADAALRSISEDKKHEVLSKLKDIKALWEETAIYITHCHSRIEWVWLHWSEYLKAQDEFYAWIHNMRVTLEPDIELQLGLKEKQWQLSHAQVLLNDVLNQSVLLERLLEEAASLFSRIGDPSVDEDVQKKMRVEYEGIREEAQSRVKLLEKITKEHERYSANVNQFQSWLNGVTERLNCCIGEATKSSAEDKLKALKEIAKNIRSGGKKWKHLENQCAEVIQNTSPLGAERMKDELEELKKALEKLKLLSSEEEERLLKIQQSESAYKSQARQLEADVQELRKDLQRLENDLDPGEGEKTEDEFVTLWRKCNATRAALAAEESKVERLKAQLKELLRFSQDVQPHAESVVSAIQQYQSVRGKTSKMSADAETQLRRLFQNPLQEFQQWKPSVQMILETPEPALAHIEAALAESSQFKEKLVTLQLKKDLLNNVLGEEKAKSFLQEVAEASKEREILHKSLLQSKSKLQNLISQHKDFDAGFTPLQKKLTAIKAKLDLEKEPRPDLLGKKTQLQRLQMIQDDLAELAIQMEEVEKLVQSNTTHRHEMNQLSSDSQALKRSLEMMIQQSEEHVQKHWAYNDKLSDLQQWITVTAERIDSYQGADGEQNTEGRVADLEVCSS
- the SYNE3 gene encoding nesprin-3 isoform X5 encodes the protein MLETHGGTLMKSPQAFTCPFFQNSHDFASSNAMTQQLQDEFDSSVENAEAWMKAIQERLRINDNTKGPRSALEARLRETEKIRALEPEGSLKMDLILVKADAALRSISEDKKHEVLSKLKDIKALWEETAIYITHCHSRIEWVWLHWSEYLKAQDEFYAWIHNMRVTLEPDIELQLGLKEKQWQLSHAQVLLNDVLNQSVLLERLLEEAASLFSRIGDPSVDEDVQKKMRVEYEGIREEAQSRVKLLEKITKEHERYSANVNQFQSWLNGVTERLNCCIGEATKSSAEDKLKALKEIAKNIRSGGKKWKHLENQCAEVIQNTSPLGAERMKDELEELKKALEKLKLLSSEEEERLLKIQQSESAYKSQARQLEADVQELRKDLQRLENDLDPGEGEKTEDEFVTLWRKCNATRAALAAEESKVERLKAQLKELLRFSQDVQPHAESVVSAIQQYQSVRGKTSKMSADAETQLRRLFQNPLQEFQQWKPSVQMILETPEPALAHIEAALAESSQFKEKLVTLQLKKDLLNNVLGEEKAKSFLQEVAEASKEREILHKSLLQSKSKLQNLISQHKDFDAGFTPLQKKLTAIKAKLDLEKEPRPDLLGKKTQLQRLQMIQDDLAELAIQMEEVEKLVQSNTTHRHEMNQLSSDSQALKRSLEMMIQQSEEHVQKHWAYNDKLSDLQQWITVTAERIDSYQGADGEQNTEGRVADLEDT